In Rubrobacter radiotolerans DSM 5868, a genomic segment contains:
- the rfbA gene encoding glucose-1-phosphate thymidylyltransferase RfbA — MKGIVLAGGSGTRLYPLTRAVSKQLLPVYDKPMVYYPLSTLMMSGVREVLVISTPEDISRFRELLGDGSQWGMSFSYAVQPEPEGLAQAFVIGGDFVGSDPVSLVLGDNIFYGQGFEEKLASAAGRGEGATVFGYYVRDPERYGVVEFDRDGTVLSIEEKPERPRSHYAVTGLYFYDNDVVEISRNLKPSARGEYEITDVNVEYLRRGKLQVELMGRGTAWLDAGTHESLQQAGSFIETLEARQGLKIGCPEEVAYLRGYIDAEQLERLAHPMRKNGYGQYLLELLRTEDHLL, encoded by the coding sequence TTGAAGGGCATAGTCCTTGCCGGAGGGTCGGGGACGCGGCTCTACCCGCTGACGCGCGCGGTGAGCAAGCAGCTCCTCCCGGTCTACGACAAGCCGATGGTCTACTACCCCCTCTCGACGCTCATGATGAGCGGGGTCCGGGAGGTGCTCGTGATCTCCACCCCCGAGGACATCTCGCGCTTTCGGGAGCTTCTCGGGGACGGCTCGCAGTGGGGGATGAGCTTCTCCTACGCCGTACAACCGGAGCCGGAGGGGCTCGCGCAGGCGTTCGTCATAGGCGGGGACTTTGTCGGCTCAGACCCGGTCTCGCTCGTTCTCGGGGACAACATATTCTACGGGCAGGGCTTCGAGGAGAAGCTCGCGAGCGCGGCGGGCAGGGGCGAGGGCGCGACGGTCTTCGGCTACTACGTCCGCGACCCGGAGCGCTACGGCGTCGTCGAGTTCGACCGGGACGGGACGGTGCTCTCGATCGAGGAGAAGCCCGAGCGGCCGAGGTCCCACTACGCCGTAACGGGGCTCTACTTCTACGACAACGACGTGGTCGAGATCTCTCGCAACCTCAAGCCCTCCGCCCGGGGTGAGTACGAGATCACGGACGTCAACGTCGAGTACCTCCGGCGCGGAAAGCTCCAGGTCGAGCTGATGGGCCGCGGCACGGCCTGGCTCGACGCTGGCACCCACGAGTCGCTTCAGCAGGCCGGGAGCTTTATCGAGACGCTCGAAGCGCGCCAGGGCTTGAAGATCGGCTGCCCCGAGGAGGTCGCCTACCTGCGCGGCTACATCGACGCCGAACAACTCGAACGTCTCGCCCACCCGATGCGCAAGAACGGCTACGGCCAGTACCTGCTCGAGCTCCTGAGAACGGAGGACCATCTGCTATGA
- a CDS encoding NAD-dependent epimerase/dehydratase family protein, which yields MTVLLTGATGLLGGAVLYGLLSGGHEVRVMVRENSPNAGRLAGLSVKTAHGDTSRAQDVRRAAEGVRAVVHVAGIEHAPAVVAGLREAGVERLVAVSSTSAHSRYPTRSGPKLAMERVVRESGLAWSIVRPAMIYGTELDKNVRHLLRFLDRSPVFPVFGDGSNLFQPVYYADCAAGVVAALDCPAAVERVYDLPGARPLAYADLVRTAAGALGRKVRLLRVPLEPVRVGLSGLERLRVPLPFGSEQVERLREDKAYPFEEAARDLGYSPRPFEAGVVLEVERLREVGYLGGRAR from the coding sequence TTGACAGTACTCCTTACCGGCGCCACGGGGCTGCTCGGCGGAGCCGTGCTTTACGGGCTGCTCTCCGGCGGGCACGAGGTGAGGGTAATGGTCCGGGAGAACAGCCCGAACGCGGGCCGGCTCGCTGGGCTTTCGGTAAAGACGGCGCACGGGGACACCTCACGGGCACAAGACGTGCGCAGAGCCGCTGAGGGAGTGCGGGCGGTCGTGCACGTAGCCGGGATAGAGCATGCCCCGGCGGTGGTTGCGGGGCTGCGGGAGGCCGGGGTCGAGCGGCTCGTTGCGGTGTCGAGCACGAGCGCCCACTCGCGCTACCCCACGCGCTCCGGGCCGAAGCTCGCGATGGAGCGAGTGGTGCGGGAGAGCGGGCTCGCGTGGAGCATCGTGCGTCCGGCGATGATCTACGGCACAGAGCTCGACAAGAACGTCCGTCATCTGCTGCGTTTCCTTGACCGCTCGCCGGTCTTTCCGGTGTTCGGGGACGGGAGCAACCTCTTCCAGCCGGTCTACTACGCCGACTGCGCCGCCGGGGTCGTCGCGGCGCTCGATTGTCCTGCAGCGGTCGAGCGTGTCTACGACCTTCCCGGAGCCCGACCCCTCGCCTACGCCGACCTCGTGAGGACCGCCGCTGGAGCGCTCGGGCGAAAGGTGCGGCTGCTGCGCGTTCCCCTGGAGCCGGTGCGGGTCGGGCTTTCGGGTCTTGAGCGACTCCGGGTCCCGCTGCCGTTCGGCTCCGAGCAGGTCGAGCGTCTCAGGGAGGACAAGGCGTACCCGTTCGAGGAGGCGGCGCGGGACCTCGGCTACTCGCCGCGCCCGTTCGAGGCCGGGGTCGTTTTGGAGGTCGAGCGGCTGCGAGAGGTCGGCTACCTCGGGGGCCGGGCCCGTTGA
- the thrB gene encoding homoserine kinase: MISVRVPATSANLGPGFDAVGLALSLSMRISLDRAPEPFVEVFGVGADLIPATPEHPAYRAAKFVAEFIGEPDVSFHLIQENSIPPARGLGGSAAALVGGAVAANDLLGRAMAPEDLLNLVCDLDGHPDNAAPALLGGLIIGTLTPEGIKSVRLEPEDLGAAVVVPDFTVSTSAARHALPELVPHKDAVFNVGRSGLLLGALATGRYDLLGVAMQDRLHQPYRAHLIPGLEEVISTALEHGAYGSCLSGSGPTVLAFTPPEKTDRVAAAMREAFTGRGTEAKAWALEVDLAGARVEPPGEVAARLPEPVA; the protein is encoded by the coding sequence GTGATCTCCGTCCGGGTGCCCGCGACCTCCGCCAACTTGGGCCCCGGCTTCGACGCCGTGGGTCTCGCGCTCTCGCTCTCGATGAGGATCTCCCTCGACCGCGCCCCGGAGCCCTTCGTCGAGGTCTTCGGCGTCGGGGCGGACCTTATCCCCGCAACGCCCGAGCATCCGGCCTACCGCGCCGCGAAGTTCGTCGCGGAGTTTATCGGGGAGCCGGACGTCTCGTTTCACCTGATCCAGGAGAACTCCATCCCCCCCGCCCGCGGGCTCGGGGGCTCCGCAGCGGCGCTCGTCGGAGGGGCCGTCGCCGCAAACGACCTTCTCGGGCGCGCGATGGCCCCGGAAGACCTCCTGAACCTTGTCTGCGACCTCGACGGGCACCCGGACAACGCCGCCCCGGCCCTTCTCGGCGGCCTCATTATCGGGACGCTGACCCCTGAGGGGATAAAGAGCGTCCGCCTGGAGCCCGAAGATCTCGGCGCGGCCGTCGTCGTCCCGGACTTCACCGTCTCGACCTCGGCCGCCAGGCACGCCCTCCCAGAGCTCGTCCCGCACAAGGACGCCGTCTTTAACGTCGGTCGCTCGGGGCTCCTTCTCGGGGCGCTCGCGACCGGCCGCTACGACCTGCTCGGGGTCGCGATGCAGGACAGGCTCCACCAGCCCTACCGGGCGCACCTCATTCCCGGACTGGAGGAGGTGATCTCCACCGCCCTGGAGCACGGAGCCTACGGCTCGTGCCTCTCCGGCTCCGGACCGACCGTCCTCGCCTTCACACCGCCCGAAAAGACCGACAGGGTCGCCGCCGCCATGCGCGAAGCCTTCACCGGGCGCGGCACCGAGGCAAAGGCCTGGGCGCTCGAAGTGGACCTCGCCGGAGCCCGCGTCGAGCCGCCTGGAGAGGTCGCCGCCCGCCTCCCCGAGCCCGTCGCCTGA
- the rfbB gene encoding dTDP-glucose 4,6-dehydratase, producing MGRRTLLVTGGAGFIGGNFALMATGEHEVVNLDALTYAGNLETIQPIFTSPDHIFIQGSIGDADLVSTLLSQYRPRAVVNFAAETHVDRSIDSPEPFVTTNVVATQRLLHAALAHWRSLEGEERDAFRFLHVSTDEVYGALGATGAFTEESPYRPNSPYAASKAASDHFVRAYNRTYGLPTLTTNCSNNYGPYQFPEKLIPLVISAALAGRSLPVYGDGGQVRDWLFVEDHCRAIFRVLEAGAPGEVYNVGGGAERTNLETVKTICALLDRLVPDSPYAPHERLIEFVPDRPGHDRRYAIDASKIERELGWTPSESFESGLEKTVRWYLANREWSEAVLEGKYGGERLGRGEEPEEGSL from the coding sequence ATGGGCAGACGAACCTTGCTCGTCACGGGCGGAGCGGGTTTCATCGGCGGGAACTTCGCTCTCATGGCGACGGGCGAGCACGAGGTCGTGAACCTCGACGCCCTCACCTACGCCGGGAACCTGGAGACGATCCAGCCGATCTTTACGAGCCCGGACCACATCTTTATCCAGGGGAGCATCGGCGACGCCGACCTCGTCTCGACGCTGCTCTCGCAGTACCGCCCGAGGGCCGTCGTGAACTTCGCCGCCGAGACGCACGTCGACCGCTCGATCGACAGTCCGGAGCCGTTCGTCACGACGAACGTCGTGGCGACGCAGAGGCTTCTGCACGCCGCCCTTGCGCACTGGCGCTCGCTCGAAGGCGAGGAGCGCGACGCCTTCCGCTTCCTGCACGTCTCGACCGACGAGGTCTACGGCGCGCTCGGGGCGACGGGGGCCTTCACCGAAGAGAGTCCCTACCGCCCGAACTCTCCCTACGCGGCCTCGAAGGCCGCCTCGGACCATTTCGTGCGGGCCTACAACCGGACCTACGGGCTGCCGACGCTGACGACGAACTGCTCGAACAACTACGGTCCGTACCAGTTCCCGGAGAAGCTCATCCCGCTCGTTATCTCCGCTGCGCTCGCCGGGAGATCGCTCCCGGTCTACGGCGACGGGGGGCAGGTGCGCGACTGGCTCTTTGTCGAGGACCACTGCCGGGCCATCTTCCGCGTCCTCGAAGCCGGTGCGCCGGGCGAGGTCTACAACGTCGGGGGCGGGGCCGAGCGGACGAACCTCGAAACGGTGAAGACAATCTGCGCCCTGCTCGACCGGCTCGTCCCGGATTCGCCTTACGCTCCGCACGAGCGGCTCATCGAGTTCGTCCCCGACCGGCCCGGCCACGACCGGCGCTACGCCATAGACGCCTCCAAGATAGAGCGCGAGCTCGGCTGGACGCCTTCGGAGTCCTTTGAGTCGGGCCTTGAGAAGACCGTCCGGTGGTACCTTGCAAACCGCGAGTGGAGCGAGGCCGTCCTCGAAGGGAAGTACGGCGGCGAGCGGCTCGGACGGGGCGAAGAGCCGGAGGAGGGCTCGCTTTGA
- a CDS encoding glycosyltransferase family 2 protein: MRVCVVVPNWNTLRFLGPCLESLRLQSFRDFEVVLVDSGSSDDSLRFVEKNFPEVRTLALGENRGFAAAVNAGIRATDSELVALLNNDTEQDPDWLGALVHAADAHPECGLFASKMVAFHDRRYLDGAGDSLRPDGLPYRLGHGERDRGQFDRPAYVFGACAGAALYRRDLFERVGLFDEDFGSYCEDGDLNFRAQLAGYRCLYVPGSAVYHVGGGATGGKRSATATRLGTRNSLNLLVKNLPLALLPHLLPFFLPGQILRLLSAAASGVLGAHLRGLWEAVGMAPLMLRKRREVQAGRKLTDREVLALVRGAALDSTASIARRLRDRLTERLTERR, encoded by the coding sequence GTGCGCGTCTGCGTCGTCGTCCCGAACTGGAACACGCTCCGCTTTCTCGGGCCGTGTCTGGAGTCGCTGCGCCTCCAGTCTTTCCGGGACTTCGAGGTCGTCCTTGTCGACAGCGGCTCGTCCGACGACTCCCTCCGGTTCGTGGAGAAGAACTTTCCGGAGGTCCGGACGCTCGCGCTCGGGGAGAACCGGGGGTTCGCCGCGGCGGTGAACGCCGGCATCCGCGCCACCGACTCGGAGCTCGTCGCGCTCCTGAACAACGACACGGAGCAGGACCCGGACTGGCTCGGCGCGCTCGTGCACGCCGCCGACGCTCACCCCGAGTGCGGGCTCTTCGCCTCGAAGATGGTCGCCTTTCACGACCGGCGCTACCTCGACGGCGCGGGGGACTCCCTCAGGCCGGACGGCCTGCCCTACCGGCTCGGTCACGGGGAGCGCGACCGGGGGCAGTTCGACCGTCCGGCCTACGTCTTCGGAGCCTGCGCCGGAGCCGCGCTCTACCGGCGAGATCTCTTCGAGCGGGTCGGGCTCTTCGACGAGGACTTCGGCTCGTACTGCGAGGACGGCGACCTCAACTTCCGGGCGCAGCTCGCCGGGTATCGCTGCCTCTACGTGCCGGGCTCGGCGGTCTACCACGTCGGGGGCGGCGCGACGGGCGGCAAGCGCAGCGCGACCGCGACGAGGCTCGGGACGCGCAACAGCCTGAACCTGCTCGTCAAGAACCTCCCGCTCGCGCTCCTCCCGCACCTCTTGCCGTTCTTTCTGCCGGGTCAGATCTTGCGCCTTCTCTCGGCGGCGGCGAGCGGGGTTCTCGGGGCGCATCTCCGGGGACTCTGGGAGGCCGTCGGGATGGCCCCGCTGATGCTCCGCAAGCGGCGGGAGGTCCAGGCCGGGCGCAAGCTCACCGACCGGGAGGTGCTCGCTCTCGTGCGCGGAGCCGCGCTCGACTCGACGGCGAGCATCGCCCGCAGGCTCCGCGACCGCCTGACCGAACGTTTAACGGAACGCCGGTGA
- a CDS encoding glycosyltransferase family 2 protein: protein MKFSAVLVNYAGSWDMLSACLKSLERDAAATPGVELEAIVVDNDDRPARPQELPAGAVVIGAGRNLGFARAVNRGIVASTGEVIVLVNPDSLVKPGFFRYFGELFSGDASVGIAGPRILDADGTVQLSARREISLVSGLLGRTSLLTRLFPKSRLVRKQFPTDRPDDSPSEVDWVSGACLLVRREALKAAGLLDERFFMYFEDADLCRRVRARGYRVLYAPAVRVVHDAGGSTPSKPLATLRLHRSAFLYHRKHGSSGPLGLATVLVALGLLARTAAKLAAYALSRLRKENRNGGRTSGPD from the coding sequence GTGAAGTTCTCGGCCGTGCTCGTCAACTACGCGGGCTCGTGGGACATGCTCTCGGCCTGTCTCAAGTCGCTGGAGCGCGACGCCGCCGCAACGCCGGGGGTCGAGCTTGAGGCGATCGTAGTAGACAACGACGACCGTCCAGCGCGACCTCAGGAGCTGCCCGCAGGCGCGGTCGTGATCGGGGCCGGAAGAAACCTCGGGTTCGCGCGCGCCGTCAACCGGGGCATCGTCGCCTCGACGGGAGAGGTGATCGTCCTCGTCAACCCGGACTCTCTCGTGAAGCCGGGCTTCTTCCGGTACTTCGGCGAGCTGTTCTCGGGCGATGCCTCGGTCGGGATCGCCGGTCCGCGCATCCTCGACGCGGACGGGACGGTGCAGCTCTCGGCCAGGCGGGAGATCTCCCTCGTCTCCGGTCTTCTCGGACGCACCTCGCTCCTCACCCGCCTCTTCCCGAAGAGCCGCCTCGTCCGCAAGCAGTTCCCGACGGACCGTCCGGACGACTCCCCCTCGGAGGTGGACTGGGTCTCGGGGGCGTGCCTGCTCGTCCGGCGCGAGGCCCTAAAGGCCGCCGGGCTCCTCGACGAGCGGTTCTTTATGTACTTTGAGGACGCGGACCTCTGCCGCCGGGTCCGCGCGCGCGGCTACCGGGTCCTCTACGCTCCGGCGGTCCGGGTCGTCCACGATGCGGGCGGCAGCACCCCGAGCAAGCCCCTCGCCACCCTGCGTCTGCACAGAAGCGCCTTTCTCTACCACCGCAAGCACGGCTCATCCGGCCCACTCGGTCTCGCGACGGTCCTCGTCGCGCTCGGGCTCCTCGCAAGGACCGCGGCCAAGCTCGCCGCCTACGCCCTCTCGCGCCTCCGCAAAGAGAACCGAAACGGAGGCCGGACCTCCGGCCCGGACTAA
- a CDS encoding sulfotransferase family protein translates to MWIFCTSRSGSSWLRAMLADLLGAKVWEEPKVCQLFGVVYSGAQEGQLGSKDFVLGDPTRRVWREAVRDFVLATARGANPDLTPDDYLVVKEPDGANGAPVVLAGLPESRAVLLVRDPRDAAASALDGMRRGGWMNRKLDEDRREETARKADRAGRFVTRRAEVWRRQIGAASAALDVHPGRKSTLLYEDLLADTLGAMRSLCRDLDLPVSEGDLARVVERYAWKNVPASEKGNGKFYRRGSAGGWREDLTGRQASLVRQAAGPLMDRLYPREDD, encoded by the coding sequence GTGTGGATCTTCTGCACCAGCCGCAGCGGCAGCTCCTGGCTTCGGGCGATGCTAGCGGACCTTCTCGGGGCGAAGGTCTGGGAGGAACCGAAGGTCTGCCAGCTCTTCGGGGTCGTCTACTCCGGCGCCCAGGAGGGCCAGCTAGGCTCGAAGGACTTCGTTCTCGGCGACCCGACGAGGCGTGTCTGGCGGGAGGCCGTGCGGGACTTTGTGCTTGCGACCGCGCGCGGCGCGAACCCGGACCTCACCCCGGACGACTACCTCGTCGTCAAGGAGCCCGACGGCGCGAACGGGGCCCCCGTCGTTCTTGCCGGTCTTCCGGAGAGCCGGGCGGTACTCCTCGTGCGCGACCCGCGCGACGCCGCTGCCTCAGCGCTCGACGGGATGCGGCGCGGAGGCTGGATGAACCGTAAGCTCGACGAGGACCGGCGCGAGGAGACGGCGAGAAAGGCCGACAGAGCCGGGAGGTTCGTAACCCGCCGGGCCGAGGTCTGGAGGCGGCAGATCGGGGCCGCAAGCGCCGCCCTCGACGTGCACCCCGGCCGGAAGAGCACCCTCCTCTACGAAGACCTCCTCGCCGACACGCTCGGCGCGATGCGAAGCCTCTGCCGCGACCTCGACCTCCCCGTCTCCGAGGGGGACCTCGCACGCGTCGTCGAGCGGTACGCCTGGAAGAACGTCCCGGCCTCCGAGAAGGGGAACGGGAAGTTCTACCGCCGGGGGAGCGCCGGAGGCTGGCGCGAAGACCTGACCGGAAGGCAGGCGAGCCTCGTGCGGCAGGCCGCCGGGCCGCTCATGGACAGGCTCTACCCACGCGAGGACGACTAG
- a CDS encoding N-acetylmuramoyl-L-alanine amidase codes for MCEEKVSVSRYGMDRREFLKLGGVGVFGAALLGVTLSGRAFAQSEASLPDEFKAASGEYEVPLEVLLAVGYVSTRWTMPPPSAGEFEPGDIHGMGGYGVMALSEDPESNMLKKAAEITNIPEEKLKTDRASNILGAAAVLAELRRSSGGDPADLDSWYDAVAAYGGGPLYANQVFQTLKEGASQPVAGEEFGFGAQDVEGPQPLYSTAATPDYPSATWYGAYSGNYTQANRPSSNKIDKVVVHVMQGSYSSAINWFKDSRAGVSCHYNIRSSDGAIGQSVQEKDIAWHAGYWSTNQTSVGIEHEGYVSDPGRWFTTAMYESSAKLTAYLCKKYGIPIDRNHIIGHNQVPGCSSGSGGGGGCHTDPGSGWDWTRYMNLVKQYAGGSTQQEPQKSSVYTQVVDNSTADRFKTNTGWSVSSWNSQKYGADYRYANPVAPGSTPYLVRYKVNVPQKGKYAVHVRNPAGSGYNPKALYRVRAAGGIKTRLVNQRINGGKWVGLGTFNFNAGEQWAVEISRKSPEPGYVIADAIRIVHRP; via the coding sequence ATGTGCGAGGAGAAGGTTTCCGTTTCGCGTTACGGCATGGACCGCCGGGAGTTCTTGAAGCTCGGCGGGGTCGGGGTCTTCGGGGCGGCGCTTCTTGGGGTTACGCTCTCGGGGCGAGCGTTCGCCCAGTCCGAGGCGAGCCTGCCGGATGAGTTCAAGGCGGCCTCCGGAGAGTACGAGGTACCGCTTGAGGTCCTGCTTGCGGTCGGTTACGTGAGCACGCGGTGGACGATGCCGCCGCCGTCGGCGGGGGAGTTCGAGCCGGGGGACATACACGGCATGGGCGGCTACGGTGTTATGGCGCTGAGCGAGGACCCGGAGTCGAACATGCTGAAGAAGGCGGCGGAGATCACGAACATCCCGGAGGAGAAGCTCAAGACCGACCGGGCGTCGAACATACTCGGGGCGGCGGCGGTGCTTGCGGAGCTCCGGCGGTCTTCGGGCGGGGACCCGGCCGACCTCGACTCCTGGTACGACGCCGTCGCGGCCTACGGGGGCGGACCGCTGTATGCAAACCAGGTCTTTCAGACACTCAAGGAGGGCGCTTCGCAGCCCGTTGCGGGCGAGGAGTTCGGCTTCGGGGCGCAAGACGTGGAGGGACCTCAGCCGCTGTACTCGACGGCGGCGACCCCGGACTACCCCAGTGCGACGTGGTACGGAGCGTACAGCGGGAACTACACGCAGGCGAACCGGCCGAGCTCGAACAAGATCGACAAGGTCGTCGTTCACGTGATGCAGGGCTCGTACTCGAGCGCGATCAACTGGTTCAAGGACTCCCGGGCGGGCGTGTCGTGCCACTACAACATCCGCTCTTCGGACGGGGCGATAGGTCAGTCCGTCCAGGAGAAGGACATCGCCTGGCACGCCGGCTACTGGTCGACGAACCAGACGAGCGTCGGCATCGAGCACGAAGGCTACGTCAGCGACCCGGGCCGGTGGTTCACGACCGCGATGTACGAGTCGTCGGCGAAGCTCACAGCGTACCTGTGCAAGAAGTACGGCATCCCGATCGACCGCAACCACATAATCGGGCACAACCAGGTGCCGGGGTGCTCCTCGGGGAGCGGCGGGGGCGGAGGGTGCCACACCGACCCCGGGAGCGGCTGGGACTGGACGCGCTACATGAACCTGGTGAAGCAGTACGCCGGCGGCAGCACCCAGCAGGAGCCCCAGAAGAGCAGCGTCTACACGCAGGTCGTGGACAACTCAACGGCGGACAGGTTCAAGACGAACACCGGCTGGAGCGTGAGTTCCTGGAACTCGCAGAAGTACGGGGCCGACTACCGCTACGCTAACCCAGTCGCCCCGGGTAGCACGCCCTACTTGGTCAGATACAAGGTGAACGTCCCCCAGAAGGGCAAGTACGCCGTCCACGTCCGGAACCCCGCCGGCTCGGGCTACAACCCGAAGGCCCTGTACAGGGTCCGGGCCGCCGGAGGCATAAAGACGCGGCTCGTCAACCAGCGGATAAACGGCGGCAAGTGGGTCGGGCTCGGGACCTTCAACTTCAACGCCGGGGAGCAGTGGGCGGTGGAGATCTCCCGCAAGAGCCCGGAGCCGGGGTACGTGATCGCCGACGCCATCCGGATCGTCCACCGCCCGTAG
- the rfbC gene encoding dTDP-4-dehydrorhamnose 3,5-epimerase, whose product MKVTETELPGVLVFEPRVFGDERGFFMETFNARRYAEHGLPERFVQDNLSRSAHGVLRGLHFQHPNPQGKLVSVLEGEVFDVAVDIRQGSPTFGRWTGVTLSAENKKQFYVPPDFAHGFVVTSEVALFYYKCTDYYSPQDERSLRWNDEELGIEWPVSSPTLSEKDREAPRLSEMGEGELPVYGV is encoded by the coding sequence ATGAAGGTCACCGAGACCGAACTTCCGGGCGTCCTTGTCTTCGAGCCGCGCGTCTTCGGCGACGAGCGGGGCTTCTTTATGGAGACCTTCAACGCCCGGCGCTACGCCGAACACGGCCTCCCGGAACGCTTCGTCCAGGACAACCTCTCCCGCTCGGCGCACGGCGTCCTGCGCGGACTGCACTTCCAGCACCCGAACCCGCAGGGAAAGCTCGTGAGCGTCCTCGAAGGCGAGGTCTTCGATGTCGCCGTGGACATCCGCCAGGGCTCCCCGACCTTCGGACGCTGGACCGGAGTAACCCTCTCCGCCGAAAACAAAAAGCAGTTCTACGTCCCGCCGGACTTCGCTCACGGCTTCGTCGTTACAAGCGAAGTTGCTTTGTTCTATTACAAATGCACGGACTACTACTCTCCGCAGGATGAGCGGAGCCTGCGCTGGAACGATGAGGAGCTGGGCATCGAGTGGCCCGTGTCCTCCCCGACGCTCTCGGAGAAGGACCGGGAGGCTCCGCGCCTTTCGGAGATGGGGGAGGGGGAGCTCCCCGTCTACGGCGTTTAG
- the rfbD gene encoding dTDP-4-dehydrorhamnose reductase encodes MRIAVTGAAGQVGLELSHLLPDLGHEVIPLTRQDLDISDLGSVESTLERLRPDLVINTAAYTDVDGCESERDLSYAVNAKGPANLAQTAERLGAAVVHLSTNYVFDGRSERPYEPFDPPNPLSAYGRDKLAGERLVMALSSRFYVVRSSGVFGEGHNFVRTMLRVGPERGSLKVKSDEFISPTYAPDLARGLVEIVSSRTCGLYHLTNSGSCSWYEFARRIFDRANLPDVEVLPVPASEYPLPAARPPNGLLSDLGSPKLRPWTDALDAYLAREGLR; translated from the coding sequence ATGAGGATCGCCGTAACAGGCGCTGCCGGTCAGGTCGGTCTGGAGTTGTCCCACCTCCTTCCGGACCTCGGGCACGAAGTGATCCCGCTCACCCGCCAGGACCTCGACATCTCCGACCTGGGCTCGGTCGAATCGACCCTCGAACGCCTCCGCCCGGACCTCGTCATAAACACCGCCGCCTACACCGACGTCGACGGCTGCGAGTCCGAGCGCGACCTTTCCTACGCCGTAAACGCGAAGGGACCGGCGAACCTCGCCCAGACCGCCGAACGCCTCGGCGCGGCAGTTGTCCACCTGAGCACGAACTACGTCTTCGACGGCCGCTCGGAGCGACCCTACGAGCCCTTCGACCCGCCGAACCCGCTAAGCGCCTACGGCCGCGACAAGCTCGCCGGAGAACGGCTCGTCATGGCCCTCTCAAGCCGTTTCTACGTTGTCCGCTCGTCCGGGGTCTTCGGCGAGGGACACAACTTCGTGCGCACCATGCTCCGCGTCGGCCCCGAGCGCGGCTCGCTCAAGGTAAAGTCCGACGAGTTCATCTCCCCAACCTACGCCCCGGACCTCGCCCGCGGCCTCGTCGAGATCGTAAGCTCCCGGACCTGCGGCCTCTACCACCTCACGAACTCAGGCTCCTGCTCCTGGTACGAGTTCGCAAGGCGCATCTTCGACCGCGCAAACCTCCCGGACGTCGAGGTCCTTCCCGTCCCGGCCTCCGAGTACCCACTCCCCGCCGCCCGCCCGCCGAACGGCCTCCTCTCCGACCTCGGCTCCCCAAAGCTCCGCCCCTGGACCGACGCCCTCGATGCCTACCTCGCCCGCGAAGGTCTTCGCTAG
- the thrC gene encoding threonine synthase translates to MNVSDHLRTQGLIHRYRDLLPEMPDEAITTIGEGATPLIEAPALSERIGARLFLKFEGLNPTASFKDRGMTVAMSRARAMGMRACVCASTGNTAASAAAYAARAKMECFVMVPVGKIALGKAVQVLAHGARIVQIEGNFDAALRLSKKAVEARDDLALVNSVNPDRIQGQKTAAFEVCEALGAAPDYLALPVGNAGNITAYWKGFTEWRDAGHVASTPTVLGFQAAGAAPLVAGHDIENPETVASAIRIGAPASKAGAMTAVEESDGAIEAVTDGEILEAQSLLASTEGVFCEPASAAGVAGLLKLAREGRAPSGTVVSVLTGHGLKDPDVILNRTKLPDPVEATFEAVSRVMEERIETSGREAT, encoded by the coding sequence TTGAACGTTTCGGATCACCTCCGCACACAAGGACTCATACACCGCTACCGGGACCTTCTGCCCGAGATGCCGGATGAGGCGATCACCACCATCGGCGAGGGCGCGACGCCCCTTATAGAAGCCCCCGCTCTCTCGGAGCGCATCGGGGCCCGGCTCTTCCTGAAGTTCGAGGGCCTCAACCCGACGGCCTCGTTCAAGGACCGGGGGATGACCGTCGCGATGAGCCGCGCCCGCGCGATGGGGATGCGGGCCTGCGTCTGCGCCTCGACCGGCAACACGGCGGCCTCCGCGGCGGCCTACGCAGCAAGGGCGAAGATGGAGTGCTTTGTCATGGTCCCGGTCGGGAAGATCGCCCTCGGCAAGGCCGTTCAGGTCCTTGCGCACGGGGCGCGCATCGTCCAGATAGAGGGCAACTTCGACGCCGCGCTCCGGCTCTCCAAAAAGGCCGTCGAGGCCCGCGACGACCTCGCCCTCGTCAACTCCGTGAACCCCGACCGCATCCAGGGCCAGAAGACCGCCGCCTTCGAGGTCTGCGAGGCGCTGGGTGCGGCTCCGGACTACCTCGCCCTCCCCGTCGGAAACGCCGGAAACATAACCGCCTACTGGAAGGGCTTCACCGAGTGGCGCGACGCCGGACACGTCGCCTCGACCCCGACCGTTCTCGGCTTCCAGGCCGCCGGGGCCGCCCCGCTCGTCGCCGGGCACGACATAGAGAACCCCGAGACGGTTGCGAGCGCCATCCGCATCGGAGCCCCCGCGAGCAAGGCCGGAGCGATGACGGCGGTGGAGGAGTCCGACGGAGCTATAGAGGCCGTCACGGACGGGGAGATCCTGGAGGCCCAGTCCCTGCTCGCTTCTACGGAAGGGGTCTTCTGCGAGCCCGCCTCGGCCGCCGGGGTCGCGGGGCTTCTGAAGCTTGCGCGCGAGGGCCGGGCTCCTTCGGGTACGGTCGTGAGCGTGCTCACCGGACACGGGCTGAAGGACCCGGACGTGATCCTGAACAGGACAAAGCTCCCCGATCCCGTCGAGGCGACTTTTGAAGCGGTATCCAGAGTGATGGAGGAGCGCATCGAGACCTCCGGGAGAGAGGCGACGTGA